From one Brachypodium distachyon strain Bd21 chromosome 4, Brachypodium_distachyon_v3.0, whole genome shotgun sequence genomic stretch:
- the LOC100844490 gene encoding polyol transporter 5 — translation MDAAEEPLLAAASTKPDGAPPPRNKYPFFCAVLASMTSVLTGYNVAVMSGAQIFIAEDLGVSDTQIELLSGAINIYSLVGALLAGWTSDRLGRRLTIVLTNAFFLLGPLTMSLAAGYPALMAGRFVSGVGVGYALVIAPVYAAEISPASSRGLLTSLPEIFINTGVMLSYVSNLVFSGLPAHLSWRLMFAAGVVPTVFLAAGVLTMPESPRWLAMKGRTEEARAVLGRTSDTPAEAQQRLLEIQEVLIVSVPGSGNGNGNNSAWKEAASKAGVRRVLATVLALQFFQQASGIDSVVLYGPRVLAMAGVTSNALLLGLNVLFGVAKAGSILIAMALADRVGRRPLLLVSTGGMTLSLLVLGSVFAAFAGVKDDAAVAAVAVVAVVAFVCTFSVGLGPLAWVYSSEILPLRLRGQGAGLGTAMNRVVSGLVTMTFISLYGAITMAGTFYLYGAVAAASFVFIYTCLPETRGRNLEDMEQLFRTK, via the exons atggacgccgccgagGAGCCGCTCCTGGCCGCAGCCTCCACCAAGCCCGAtggcgctccgccgccgcgaaaCAAGTATCCCTTCTTCTGCGCCGTGCTCGCCTCCATGACCTCCGTCCTCACGGGCTACA ACGTTGCGGTGATGAGCGGGGCGCAGATCTTCATCGCGGAGGACCTGGGCGTGAGCGACACGCAGATCGAGCTCCTCTCCGGCGCCATCAACATCTactcgctcgtcggcgcgCTGCTGGCCGGTTGGACCTCGGACCGCCTGGGCCGCCGCCTCACCATCGTGCTCACCaacgccttcttcctcctcggcccgCTCACCAtgtccctcgccgccggctacCCGGCCCTCATGGCGGGGCGCTTCGTgtccggcgtcggcgtcggctaCGCGCTCGTCATCGCCCCCGTCTACGCCGCCGAGATCTCCCCGGCTTCCTCCCGCGGCCTCCTCACCTCCCTCCCCGAG ATTTTTATTAATACAGGGGTGATGCTGAGCTACGTGTCCAATTTGGTCTTCTCGGGCTTGCCGGCGCACCTGTCATGGCGGCTGATGTTCGCGGCGGGGGTGGTGCCGACGGTGTTCCTGGCGGCGGGGGTGCTGACGATGCCGGAGTCGCCGCGGTGGCTGGCGATGAAGGGCCGGACGGAGGAGGCCCGGGCCGTGCTGGGCCGGACCTCGGACACGCCCGCCGAGGCCCAGCAGCGGCTGCTCGAGATCCAGGAAGTCCTCATCGTCTCCGTCCCCGGCTccggcaacggcaacggcaacaACAGCGCGtggaaggaggcggcgagcaAGGCCGGCGTGCGGCGCGTGCTGGCCACGGTGCTGGCGCTGCAGTTCTTCCAGCAGGCGTCGGGGATCGACTCCGTCGTGCTCTACGGTCCCCGGGtgctcgccatggccggcgtCACCTCCAACGCGCTCCTGCTGGGCCTCAACGTGCTCTTCGGCGTCGCCAAGGCCGGCTCGATCCTGATCGCCATGGCGCTCGCCGACCGCGTGGGCCGGCGCCCTCTGCTGCTCGTGAGCACGGGCGGCATGACGCTCTCGCTGCTCGTGCTCGGCTCCGTCTTCGCGGCGTTCGCCGGCGTCAAGGAcgacgccgccgtggccgcggtCGCCGTGGTCGCCGTAGTGGCGTTCGTGTGCACCTTCTCCGTCGGGCTCGGGCCGCTGGCGTGGGTGTACAGCTCCGAGATCCTGCCGCTGCGGCTGCGCGGGCAGGGCGCCGGGCTCGGCACCGCCATGAACCGCGTCGTGAGCGGCTTGGTTACCATGACATTCATCTCGCTCTACGGGGCAATCACCATGGCCGGCACGTTCTACCTCTACGGCGCCGTCGCGGCGGCCTCTTTCGTGTTCATCTACACATGCTTGCCAGAGACCAGGGGCCGGAACCTCGAGGACATGGAGCAGCTCTTCCGCACAAAGTGA
- the LOC100844801 gene encoding putative polyol transporter 1 isoform X2, with translation MEKEQRQQQQHEAGELEAPLLLPAGHHDHAAAGSSYALVCSLVASAISIIYGYNRGVMSGAQKFVQEDLGVSDARIEVLIGATSIYSLVGSLAAGWACDRLGRRRTMALSAAMFFAGSAVTGAATGYAALMAGQLVAGVACGFGLVVAPVYIAEMAPAASRGFLSSIPEIAGNSGILLSYIADFALAGLPRGLNWRLMIGVGAVPPLFLAVAALLFMPETPRWLVLHGHHDEARRILARTTGDRALADRRFTEIVSSVQVHETPNNNANHNNKNKKASGTSVWREILVRPTPPVRRVLLAVLGLQFFQQASGVAALVLYAPRVFNHVGITSQRAVLGATVLLGLVKTVSIVVPLFLADRLGRRPMLLASAGGMAASLLVLGFSLRASPPSGGAWWAAATSVAAAAAFMATFSLGFGPVIWMYGSEILPLRLRAQGTGIGTAVNRVMSAVVGMTFISLYEAVGMAGSFYIFAGCAAAAWVFVYACLPETKGKSLEEMEALFATAARSPPSTPLPL, from the exons ATGGAGAAGGAGCagcggcaacaacaacaacatgaGGCGGGCGAGCTTgaggcgccgctgctgcttcctGCAGGCCACCACGACCA cgccgccgccggtagcTCCTACGCCCTCGTCTGCTCCCTCGTCGCCTCCGCCATCTCCATCATCTACGGCTACA ACCGAGGGGTGATGAGCGGGGCGCAGAAGTTCGTGCAGGAGGACCTGGGCGTCAGCGACGCGCGGATCGAGGTGCTCATCGGGGCCACCAGCATCTACTCGCTCGTCGGCTCGCTGGCGGCGGGCTGGGCCTGCGACAGGCTGGGCCGCCGGCGCACCATGGCGCTCTCGGCCGCCATGTTCTTCGCGGGATCCGCCgtcaccggcgccgccacggGCTACGCCGCGCTCATGGCGGGgcagctcgtcgccggcgtcgcgtGCGGGTTCGGGCTCGTCGTCGCCCCCGTCTACATCGCCGAGATGGCGCCCGCCGCGTCCCGCGGATTCCTCTCCTCCATCCCCGAG ATCGCCGGCAATTCAGGCATCCTGCTGAGCTACATCGCCGACTTCGCCCTGGCGGGGCTCCCCAGGGGCCTCAACTGGCGCCTGATGATCGGCGTGGGCGCCGTCCCGCCGCTCTTCctggccgtggcggcgctcCTCTTCATGCCGGAGACGCCACGCTGGctcgtcctccacggccacCACGACGAGGCCCGCCGCATCCTCGCCCGGACCACCGGCGACCGCGCGCTCGCCGACCGCCGCTTCACCGAGATCGTCTCCTCCGTCCAAGTCCACGAAACCCCCAATAATAACGCCAACCATaataataaaaacaaaaaggccTCGGGCACGAGCGTGTGGCGCGAGATCCTGGTCCGGCCCACGCCGCCCGTGCGCCGCGTGCTGCTGGCCgtgctgggcctccagttctTCCAGCAGGCCTCCGGGGTCGCGGCCCTCGTGCTGTACGCGCCGCGGGTGTTCAACCACGTGGGGATCACCTCCCAGCGGGCCGTGCTGGGCGCCACGGTGCTCTTGGGCCTCGTCAAGACGGTCTCCATCGTCGTGCCCCTCTTCCTGGCAGACAGGCTGGGCCGCCGGCCCATGCTGCTGgccagcgccggcggcatGGCCGCGTCGCTGCTCGTGCTCGGATTCTCTCtccgcgcctcgccgccttcgGGGGGCGcgtggtgggcggcggcgacgagcgtggcggcggcggcggcgttcatGGCGACCTTCTCGCTCGGGTTCGGGCCCGTGATCTGGATGTACGGGTCGGAGATCCTGCCGCTGCGGCTGCGCGCGCAGGGCACCGGCATCGGCACGGCCGTCAACCGGGTCATGAGCGCCGTCGTGGGGATGACGTTCATCTCGTTGTACGAGGCCGTGGGCATGGCGGGCAGCTTCTACATCTTCGCCgggtgcgcggcggcggcgtgggtgTTCGTCTACGCTTGCCTGCCGGAGACCAAGGGGAAGAGCCtcgaggagatggaggcgcTCTTTG
- the LOC100844801 gene encoding putative polyol transporter 1 isoform X1, giving the protein MEKEQRQQQQHEAGELEAPLLLPAGHHDHAVDNGDAAARTKAAAAAAGSSYALVCSLVASAISIIYGYNRGVMSGAQKFVQEDLGVSDARIEVLIGATSIYSLVGSLAAGWACDRLGRRRTMALSAAMFFAGSAVTGAATGYAALMAGQLVAGVACGFGLVVAPVYIAEMAPAASRGFLSSIPEIAGNSGILLSYIADFALAGLPRGLNWRLMIGVGAVPPLFLAVAALLFMPETPRWLVLHGHHDEARRILARTTGDRALADRRFTEIVSSVQVHETPNNNANHNNKNKKASGTSVWREILVRPTPPVRRVLLAVLGLQFFQQASGVAALVLYAPRVFNHVGITSQRAVLGATVLLGLVKTVSIVVPLFLADRLGRRPMLLASAGGMAASLLVLGFSLRASPPSGGAWWAAATSVAAAAAFMATFSLGFGPVIWMYGSEILPLRLRAQGTGIGTAVNRVMSAVVGMTFISLYEAVGMAGSFYIFAGCAAAAWVFVYACLPETKGKSLEEMEALFATAARSPPSTPLPL; this is encoded by the exons ATGGAGAAGGAGCagcggcaacaacaacaacatgaGGCGGGCGAGCTTgaggcgccgctgctgcttcctGCAGGCCACCACGACCACGCCGTCGATAatggcgacgccgccgcccgtaccaaggccgccgccgccgccgccggtagcTCCTACGCCCTCGTCTGCTCCCTCGTCGCCTCCGCCATCTCCATCATCTACGGCTACA ACCGAGGGGTGATGAGCGGGGCGCAGAAGTTCGTGCAGGAGGACCTGGGCGTCAGCGACGCGCGGATCGAGGTGCTCATCGGGGCCACCAGCATCTACTCGCTCGTCGGCTCGCTGGCGGCGGGCTGGGCCTGCGACAGGCTGGGCCGCCGGCGCACCATGGCGCTCTCGGCCGCCATGTTCTTCGCGGGATCCGCCgtcaccggcgccgccacggGCTACGCCGCGCTCATGGCGGGgcagctcgtcgccggcgtcgcgtGCGGGTTCGGGCTCGTCGTCGCCCCCGTCTACATCGCCGAGATGGCGCCCGCCGCGTCCCGCGGATTCCTCTCCTCCATCCCCGAG ATCGCCGGCAATTCAGGCATCCTGCTGAGCTACATCGCCGACTTCGCCCTGGCGGGGCTCCCCAGGGGCCTCAACTGGCGCCTGATGATCGGCGTGGGCGCCGTCCCGCCGCTCTTCctggccgtggcggcgctcCTCTTCATGCCGGAGACGCCACGCTGGctcgtcctccacggccacCACGACGAGGCCCGCCGCATCCTCGCCCGGACCACCGGCGACCGCGCGCTCGCCGACCGCCGCTTCACCGAGATCGTCTCCTCCGTCCAAGTCCACGAAACCCCCAATAATAACGCCAACCATaataataaaaacaaaaaggccTCGGGCACGAGCGTGTGGCGCGAGATCCTGGTCCGGCCCACGCCGCCCGTGCGCCGCGTGCTGCTGGCCgtgctgggcctccagttctTCCAGCAGGCCTCCGGGGTCGCGGCCCTCGTGCTGTACGCGCCGCGGGTGTTCAACCACGTGGGGATCACCTCCCAGCGGGCCGTGCTGGGCGCCACGGTGCTCTTGGGCCTCGTCAAGACGGTCTCCATCGTCGTGCCCCTCTTCCTGGCAGACAGGCTGGGCCGCCGGCCCATGCTGCTGgccagcgccggcggcatGGCCGCGTCGCTGCTCGTGCTCGGATTCTCTCtccgcgcctcgccgccttcgGGGGGCGcgtggtgggcggcggcgacgagcgtggcggcggcggcggcgttcatGGCGACCTTCTCGCTCGGGTTCGGGCCCGTGATCTGGATGTACGGGTCGGAGATCCTGCCGCTGCGGCTGCGCGCGCAGGGCACCGGCATCGGCACGGCCGTCAACCGGGTCATGAGCGCCGTCGTGGGGATGACGTTCATCTCGTTGTACGAGGCCGTGGGCATGGCGGGCAGCTTCTACATCTTCGCCgggtgcgcggcggcggcgtgggtgTTCGTCTACGCTTGCCTGCCGGAGACCAAGGGGAAGAGCCtcgaggagatggaggcgcTCTTTG